A window from Schistosoma haematobium chromosome 3, whole genome shotgun sequence encodes these proteins:
- a CDS encoding hypothetical protein (SECRETED:SignalP(1-21)), with product MLKYYTCTFLYYICLIIVIEARTRTKDYDKNLGVKAVTRLCGMEGEECMDDFNCCEEYECSPDLQCQLRNARNKIVGSYQNLCVADYDCPPGWCCEGKLYARRCTQDCSRKTEPDVVPAGSYYGRQFWNLWAHKRHMDRNHY from the exons ATGCTAAAATATTacacttgtacatttttgtattaCATTTGTCTCATCATTGTCATCGAGGCAAGGACAAGAACAAAGGATTATGATAAAAACTTGGGCGTGAAAGCAGTAACAAGACTG TGTGGTATGGAAGGAGAGGAATGCATGGATGATTTCAATTGTTGTGAAGAGTATGAATGTAGCCCTGATT TACAATGTCAACTTAGAAATGCTAGAAATAAAATTGTTGGATCTTATCAAAATTTATGTGTAGCTGATTATGATTGTCCACCAGGATGGTGTTGTGAAGGCAAATTATATGCACGTCGTTGTACACAAGACTGTAGTAGAAAAACTGAACCAGATGTTGTTCCAGCTGGAAGTTATTATGGACGACAATTTTGGAATTTATGGGCACATAAACGTCATATGGATCGTAATCATTATTGA